From the genome of Mesorhizobium japonicum MAFF 303099, one region includes:
- a CDS encoding CocE/NonD family hydrolase codes for MKTVTEFPRKVVEFPDMGIVMPDGCRLSARVWMPEDAGNDPVPVILEHLPYRKRDGTIFRDQLTHPYFAGHGYASIRVDMRGNGDSEGLMDDEYSEQELQDACDVIAWAVAQPWCNGNVGMMGISWGGFNCLQVAAKQPPALKAVISLCSTVDRYADDIHYKGGCLLIENFGWASTMLSYSSRPPDPLIAGDNRWRDLWLTRLENQPFLLPLWLSHQHRDAYWKRGSICEDFSAVKAAVLSIGGWHDGYRNTISNLVSNIEAPVKGIVGPWIHKYPHYAGPQPAIGFLQEALRWWDRWLKGTETGVEDDPAYRAYVMDSVRPARWHPERPGRWVAEQQWPSPAIKTRTIELLPKGGRPAIVASPQTCGLAGGEYFPFTFGPELPGDQRPDDALSVCFDQPELTEAIDIVGAPEVEVRLSSDRPQANIAIRLCDVHPDGASELISYGVLNLTHRDSHEFPQALVPGETVSARVVLDQCAYRVPAGHSLRIAVSNAYWPMIWPSPEPVQLTLSAATLALPLRPPATGDEATFAEPEGAAPWATETVRAANSERHVDRDEKTGIVTLSIADDFGAVRDLDHGLVNGSIARETWTIHPDNPLSASGKTHWTQTLSRNGWSVRTETWAEMRSDAQNFIVSARIEAYEGEKIVFERNFEEKIPRALV; via the coding sequence ATGAAAACCGTCACAGAATTTCCCCGCAAGGTCGTCGAATTCCCTGATATGGGCATCGTCATGCCGGATGGCTGCCGGCTGTCGGCGCGGGTTTGGATGCCGGAGGATGCCGGCAACGATCCGGTGCCTGTCATCCTTGAGCATCTGCCTTACCGCAAGCGCGATGGCACCATTTTTCGCGATCAACTGACACATCCCTATTTTGCCGGCCACGGCTACGCCTCGATCCGCGTCGACATGCGCGGCAATGGCGATTCCGAAGGGCTGATGGACGACGAATATTCCGAGCAGGAATTGCAGGACGCCTGCGACGTCATCGCCTGGGCGGTGGCTCAACCCTGGTGTAACGGCAATGTCGGCATGATGGGCATTTCCTGGGGCGGCTTCAACTGCCTGCAGGTTGCGGCCAAGCAGCCGCCGGCGCTGAAGGCGGTGATCAGCCTGTGCTCGACCGTCGACCGCTACGCCGACGACATCCACTACAAGGGCGGCTGTCTGCTGATCGAGAATTTCGGCTGGGCCTCCACCATGCTGTCCTACTCGTCGCGGCCGCCGGACCCGCTGATCGCCGGCGACAACAGATGGCGCGATCTGTGGCTGACCCGCCTGGAAAACCAGCCCTTCCTTTTGCCGCTGTGGCTCAGCCACCAGCACCGTGACGCCTATTGGAAGCGCGGCTCGATCTGCGAGGATTTTTCGGCCGTCAAGGCCGCCGTTCTGTCGATCGGCGGCTGGCATGACGGCTACCGCAACACGATCTCGAACCTCGTCAGCAACATTGAGGCACCGGTCAAGGGCATTGTCGGCCCCTGGATCCACAAATACCCGCACTATGCCGGCCCCCAGCCGGCCATCGGCTTCCTGCAGGAAGCGCTGCGCTGGTGGGACCGCTGGCTGAAGGGCACCGAGACCGGCGTCGAGGACGATCCCGCCTACCGCGCCTACGTGATGGACAGCGTACGCCCGGCACGCTGGCATCCAGAGCGGCCCGGCCGCTGGGTGGCGGAACAACAATGGCCGTCACCCGCGATCAAGACCCGGACCATCGAACTGCTGCCCAAGGGGGGCAGACCTGCCATCGTCGCCTCGCCGCAGACCTGCGGGCTCGCCGGCGGCGAGTATTTTCCGTTCACCTTCGGCCCGGAACTGCCGGGCGACCAGCGTCCCGACGATGCCTTGTCTGTCTGTTTCGACCAGCCGGAGCTCACCGAGGCCATCGACATTGTCGGGGCGCCGGAAGTGGAGGTCAGGCTTTCTTCCGATCGCCCGCAGGCCAACATCGCGATCCGGCTCTGCGACGTGCATCCCGACGGCGCTTCGGAACTGATCTCCTATGGCGTGCTCAATTTGACGCATCGCGACTCGCACGAATTCCCGCAGGCCCTGGTGCCGGGCGAGACCGTCTCTGCGCGCGTCGTGCTCGATCAATGCGCCTACCGCGTGCCGGCCGGCCACAGCCTGCGCATCGCCGTGTCGAACGCCTATTGGCCCATGATCTGGCCGTCGCCGGAGCCGGTGCAGCTGACCTTGTCGGCGGCGACACTTGCCTTGCCGCTGCGGCCGCCGGCAACAGGCGACGAAGCGACGTTCGCCGAGCCAGAAGGTGCTGCGCCTTGGGCGACCGAGACGGTCCGTGCAGCCAATTCCGAGCGCCATGTCGATCGCGATGAAAAGACCGGAATCGTCACGCTTTCCATAGCGGATGATTTCGGCGCGGTGCGCGATCTCGACCACGGCCTGGTCAATGGCAGCATCGCCCGCGAAACATGGACGATCCATCCTGACAATCCATTGTCAGCCTCCGGGAAAACACACTGGACGCAGACACTGTCGCGAAATGGATGGTCGGTGCGAACCGAGACATGGGCCGAGATGCGATCGGACGCACAAAACTTCATCGTCAGCGCCAGAATCGAAGCCTATGAGGGCGAAAAAATCGTCTTCGAGCGCAATTTCGAGGAAAAGATTCCACGCGCGCTTGTTTGA
- a CDS encoding nucleoside deaminase, with amino-acid sequence MTDVSLIDRLLDVIEHDIVPKTAEGVAHGNKLFGAAILGKDDRSLVLAETNNEIENPLWHGEVHCLKRFYEMPRAERVDTKDALFIATHEPCSLCLSAITWTGFDNFYYLFSHEDSRDSFAIPHDLKILKEVFTLDPGGYNAENAYWKSFSIRRMVRALPEAERLRLETRIGKISARYDELSGAYQACKAENDIPLN; translated from the coding sequence ATGACCGACGTTTCCCTGATCGACCGCCTGCTCGACGTCATCGAGCACGACATCGTGCCGAAGACCGCCGAAGGCGTTGCTCACGGCAACAAGCTGTTCGGCGCGGCGATCCTAGGCAAGGACGACCGCTCGCTGGTGCTGGCCGAGACCAACAACGAGATCGAAAACCCGCTCTGGCATGGCGAGGTGCATTGCCTGAAACGGTTCTACGAAATGCCGAGGGCCGAGCGCGTCGACACCAAGGACGCGCTGTTCATCGCCACGCATGAGCCCTGCTCACTCTGCCTGTCGGCGATCACCTGGACCGGCTTCGACAATTTCTACTACCTGTTCAGCCACGAGGATTCGCGCGACAGTTTTGCCATCCCACACGACCTGAAAATCCTGAAAGAGGTCTTCACCCTCGACCCCGGCGGCTACAATGCCGAAAATGCCTATTGGAAGAGTTTTTCGATCCGCAGGATGGTGCGGGCGCTGCCCGAGGCGGAACGCCTGCGGCTAGAGACACGCATAGGCAAGATCTCGGCACGCTACGATGAGTTGTCCGGCGCCTACCAGGCGTGCAAGGCCGAAAACGACATTCCGCTCAACTGA
- a CDS encoding ureidoglycolate lyase produces the protein MTRITARPLTREAFAPFGDVIDMGGDNHYPINGGKAERYHDLATAEATGPNARVLISMVRGTPYELPLKLTMVERHPFGSQAFIPLSPRPFLVVVCHDGKEGPGEPYAFITAPGQGINYSRNLWHGVLTPLGEPQDFLIVDRGGDGSNLEEFHFSHAYEIHLP, from the coding sequence GTGACCCGCATCACAGCACGGCCGTTGACCCGGGAGGCCTTTGCCCCCTTCGGCGATGTCATCGACATGGGTGGCGACAACCACTACCCGATCAATGGCGGCAAGGCCGAGCGCTACCATGATCTGGCGACCGCCGAGGCCACCGGACCGAACGCTCGCGTGCTGATCTCCATGGTGCGCGGCACGCCCTACGAACTGCCGCTGAAACTGACCATGGTCGAACGGCATCCGTTCGGAAGCCAGGCCTTCATTCCGCTGTCGCCGCGTCCGTTCCTGGTCGTCGTCTGCCATGACGGCAAGGAAGGGCCTGGCGAGCCGTACGCCTTCATCACCGCGCCCGGACAAGGCATCAACTATTCGCGCAATCTCTGGCACGGTGTGCTGACGCCGCTCGGCGAGCCCCAGGATTTCCTAATTGTCGACCGCGGCGGCGACGGCTCCAACCTCGAAGAATTCCATTTCTCGCACGCCTACGAGATCCATCTCCCCTGA
- a CDS encoding bifunctional allantoicase/(S)-ureidoglycine aminohydrolase — protein sequence MDTIRMPERTYYAPHGGHPGQSELLTGRAVFTEAYAVIPKGVMRDIVTSALPFWDKTRVWILSRPLSGFAETFSQYIVEVEPGGGSDRPEPDAGAEGALFVVEGELTVLLSGKKHVLRPGGFAFLPPASGWTVRNGAKAAVRFHWIRKAYDVVDGLDVPEAFFTNEQDIAPSPMPGTEGRWATTRFVDPADLRHDMHMTIVTLEPGAVIPFAETHVMEHGLYVLEGKAVYRLNQDWVEVEAGDYMWLRAFCPQACYAGGPGKFRYLLYKDVNRHAKLGGVGIGGRAR from the coding sequence ATGGATACGATCAGGATGCCAGAGCGCACCTACTACGCACCGCATGGCGGCCATCCCGGCCAATCTGAATTGCTGACGGGCCGCGCCGTCTTCACCGAGGCCTATGCCGTCATCCCCAAAGGCGTGATGCGCGACATCGTCACCAGCGCTTTGCCGTTCTGGGACAAGACCCGCGTCTGGATCCTATCGCGGCCGCTGTCCGGTTTTGCCGAGACATTCTCGCAATACATTGTCGAGGTCGAGCCCGGCGGCGGCAGCGACCGGCCGGAGCCCGATGCCGGCGCGGAAGGCGCCCTGTTCGTGGTCGAGGGCGAACTGACCGTTCTGCTTTCCGGCAAGAAGCATGTGTTGCGGCCCGGCGGCTTTGCCTTCCTGCCGCCGGCGAGCGGCTGGACCGTTCGCAATGGGGCCAAGGCTGCTGTTCGTTTCCACTGGATTCGCAAGGCCTACGACGTGGTCGACGGTCTCGACGTGCCGGAAGCCTTTTTCACCAACGAGCAGGATATAGCGCCGTCGCCGATGCCGGGCACCGAGGGCCGCTGGGCGACGACACGCTTCGTCGATCCGGCCGATTTGCGCCACGACATGCACATGACCATCGTCACGCTCGAGCCGGGCGCGGTCATTCCCTTCGCCGAGACGCATGTCATGGAACACGGGCTCTATGTGCTGGAAGGCAAGGCGGTCTATCGCCTCAACCAGGACTGGGTCGAGGTCGAGGCCGGCGACTATATGTGGCTGCGCGCCTTCTGCCCGCAGGCCTGCTATGCCGGCGGCCCCGGCAAATTCCGCTATCTGCTCTACAAAGACGTCAACCGGCATGCCAAGCTTGGCGGGGTCGGTATTGGCGGTCGCGCGCGGTGA
- the puuE gene encoding allantoinase PuuE codes for MRYERDMRGYGANPPDPKWPGGAHVAVQFVVNYEEGGENCVLHGDKASEAFLSEIVGAAPWVGQRHWNMESIYEYGARAGFWRLLRLFSESQVPVTCYGVASALARSPDQVTAMQDAGWEIASHGLRWIDYRDHSAEDERRDLEAAIKLHYEVTGQRPTGWYTGRTSVNTVRLVAEEGGFDYVSDTYDDELPYWFEHAGGTQLIIPYTLDANDMRFATPQGFNSGDQFFAYLKDSFDTLYAEGQAGRPRMMNIGLHCRLVGRPGRVAALKRFVDYVKSHDKVWLTRRIDIAKHWQENHPYKPAALRPSKMEFEIFVHTFGGVFEHSPWIAERAYELELGPAHDTAGGLHNALCRIFRSASETERLGVLNAHPDLAGKLAKARRLTAESTREQASAGLDALTDKERELFSKLNAAYVTTFGFPFIIAVKGKTKEEILAEFEARIGNSRGVEFETACKQVERIALLRLRDMLPQ; via the coding sequence ATGCGTTACGAAAGAGACATGCGCGGCTACGGAGCCAATCCACCGGATCCGAAATGGCCAGGCGGGGCGCATGTCGCCGTGCAATTCGTCGTCAATTACGAAGAGGGCGGCGAGAATTGCGTGCTGCATGGCGACAAGGCGTCGGAAGCCTTCCTGTCGGAGATCGTCGGCGCCGCACCCTGGGTGGGCCAGCGCCATTGGAACATGGAATCGATCTACGAATATGGCGCGCGGGCCGGGTTCTGGCGGCTGCTGCGCCTGTTCAGCGAATCGCAAGTTCCGGTAACCTGCTACGGCGTCGCCTCGGCACTTGCCCGCTCGCCCGACCAGGTCACGGCCATGCAGGACGCCGGCTGGGAGATCGCCTCGCACGGGTTGCGGTGGATCGACTACCGCGATCATAGCGCCGAGGATGAGCGCCGCGACCTCGAAGCGGCGATCAAGCTGCATTACGAGGTGACGGGTCAGCGCCCGACCGGCTGGTATACGGGCCGCACATCGGTCAACACAGTGCGGCTGGTGGCCGAAGAAGGCGGCTTTGACTACGTCTCCGACACCTATGACGACGAACTGCCCTACTGGTTCGAGCATGCCGGCGGCACGCAGCTCATCATTCCCTATACGCTCGACGCCAACGACATGCGCTTCGCCACGCCGCAAGGCTTCAATTCGGGCGACCAGTTCTTTGCCTATCTGAAGGACAGTTTCGACACGCTCTATGCCGAGGGCCAGGCCGGACGGCCGCGCATGATGAATATCGGCCTGCATTGCCGCCTCGTCGGGCGGCCGGGCCGGGTGGCGGCGCTGAAGCGCTTCGTCGACTATGTGAAGTCGCACGACAAGGTCTGGCTGACGCGGCGCATCGATATCGCCAAGCACTGGCAGGAGAACCATCCCTACAAACCGGCGGCGCTGCGCCCGTCGAAGATGGAATTCGAGATATTCGTCCACACTTTCGGTGGCGTGTTCGAGCATTCGCCGTGGATCGCTGAGCGAGCCTACGAACTGGAACTCGGCCCGGCGCACGATACGGCCGGCGGCCTGCACAATGCTCTCTGCCGCATCTTCCGTTCCGCCAGCGAGACCGAGCGGCTTGGCGTGCTCAACGCCCATCCCGACCTTGCCGGCAAACTGGCCAAGGCCAGGCGGCTGACGGCGGAATCGACCAGGGAACAAGCCTCCGCCGGCCTCGACGCGCTGACCGACAAGGAACGCGAACTGTTCTCCAAGCTCAACGCCGCCTACGTCACCACCTTCGGTTTCCCCTTCATCATCGCGGTGAAGGGCAAGACCAAGGAGGAAATCCTGGCGGAATTCGAGGCGCGCATCGGCAACAGCCGCGGCGTCGAATTCGAGACCGCCTGCAAACAGGTCGAGCGCATTGCGCTGCTCCGCCTCAGAGACATGCTACCGCAATAG
- the uraH gene encoding hydroxyisourate hydrolase, with protein MAETSKADGGRLTTHVLDTATGKPAAGLSIALYRLDGSARTHLKTVATNADGRCDAALLAGAEFRAGEYELVFAAGDYLRGQGTKLPEPAFLDSVPIRFGMAEAVHYHVPLLISPYGYSTYRGS; from the coding sequence GTGGCAGAAACGTCGAAAGCCGATGGCGGACGTCTGACGACGCATGTCCTCGACACCGCGACCGGCAAGCCGGCGGCGGGCTTGTCGATCGCGCTCTATCGTCTCGACGGTTCGGCCAGGACGCATTTGAAGACGGTCGCGACCAATGCCGACGGTCGTTGCGACGCGGCACTGCTGGCGGGCGCTGAGTTCCGCGCCGGCGAATATGAACTGGTGTTCGCGGCCGGCGATTATCTGCGCGGCCAGGGCACAAAACTGCCCGAGCCGGCCTTCCTTGACAGCGTGCCGATCCGTTTCGGCATGGCGGAGGCGGTGCACTATCACGTGCCATTGCTGATCTCGCCCTATGGCTATTCGACCTACAGGGGGAGCTGA
- the xdhA gene encoding xanthine dehydrogenase small subunit translates to MAKVNIRNEIRFILNGRDVVLSSVAPDATLLDWLRLDRSLRGTKEGCAEGDCGACTVLVGRLSAGGLIYESVNACIRFLGSLDGTHVVTVEHLRGQPGQLHPVQQAMVDFHGSQCGFCTPGFVMSLYGLWMKSPDPSNAAIEKALQGNLCRCTGYEAIMRAAHAISSYGKAAKDPLAVERKAITARLEALRDGARVEIGSAKARLIVPANVDDFATVLDQEPGATIVAGSTDVGLWVTKHMRDISPAVFIGNLDGLCTVSEDKGVISIGAGVTYTEAFSMLAKRIPALGPLFDRIGGEQVRNMGTIGGNIANGSPIGDTPPPLIALGARLTLRKGQKRRTIPLEAFFIAYGRQDRQPGEFVEAVHVPVPAKGEKFAVYKITKRRDEDITAALGAFLLTLAKDGTVADVRIAYGGMAATPKRASFVEKALLGKPWTEETVETAMAQYAGDFTPLTDMRASAEYRALAAKNLLLRFFVETTGTRAPFQVSRNEAA, encoded by the coding sequence ATGGCCAAGGTCAACATTCGTAACGAGATCCGGTTCATCCTCAATGGCAGGGATGTCGTGCTGTCCTCGGTGGCGCCGGACGCGACCCTGCTCGACTGGCTGCGGCTCGACCGTTCGCTACGCGGCACCAAGGAAGGCTGCGCCGAAGGCGATTGCGGTGCCTGCACCGTTCTGGTCGGCCGACTTTCGGCCGGCGGCCTGATCTATGAAAGCGTCAATGCCTGTATCCGCTTCCTCGGTTCGCTGGACGGCACGCATGTCGTGACGGTGGAACATTTGCGTGGTCAGCCCGGCCAGTTGCATCCGGTCCAGCAGGCGATGGTCGATTTCCATGGCTCGCAATGCGGCTTCTGCACGCCGGGCTTCGTCATGTCGCTCTATGGTCTGTGGATGAAGTCGCCGGATCCCTCGAACGCGGCGATTGAAAAGGCCTTGCAAGGCAATCTCTGCCGCTGCACCGGCTATGAGGCGATCATGCGCGCCGCGCACGCCATCTCCAGCTACGGCAAGGCGGCGAAGGATCCTTTGGCTGTCGAGCGCAAGGCGATCACGGCGAGGCTGGAAGCCTTGCGGGACGGTGCGCGGGTCGAGATCGGTTCGGCCAAGGCGCGGCTCATCGTGCCGGCCAATGTCGACGATTTCGCCACCGTCCTGGACCAGGAACCCGGCGCCACCATCGTTGCCGGCTCGACCGATGTCGGCTTGTGGGTGACCAAGCACATGCGCGACATCTCTCCGGCGGTCTTCATAGGCAATCTCGACGGGCTGTGCACCGTCTCCGAAGACAAGGGCGTCATATCGATCGGGGCCGGCGTCACCTACACCGAAGCCTTTTCGATGCTCGCCAAACGCATCCCGGCGTTGGGGCCGCTGTTTGACCGCATCGGCGGCGAACAGGTGCGCAACATGGGCACCATCGGCGGCAACATCGCCAACGGCTCGCCGATCGGCGACACGCCGCCGCCCTTGATCGCGCTCGGCGCGCGCCTGACGCTGCGCAAGGGCCAGAAGCGGCGCACGATACCGCTGGAAGCCTTCTTCATCGCCTATGGCAGGCAGGACCGGCAACCCGGCGAATTCGTCGAGGCCGTGCACGTGCCCGTGCCGGCCAAGGGAGAGAAATTTGCCGTCTACAAAATCACCAAGCGGCGCGACGAGGATATCACGGCGGCCCTCGGCGCCTTCTTGCTGACGCTGGCCAAGGACGGCACGGTCGCCGATGTGCGCATCGCCTATGGCGGCATGGCGGCGACGCCGAAGCGGGCGTCTTTTGTCGAAAAGGCGCTGCTCGGCAAGCCGTGGACCGAAGAGACGGTCGAGACGGCGATGGCGCAATACGCTGGGGATTTCACCCCGCTCACCGACATGCGGGCGTCAGCCGAATACCGGGCTCTGGCAGCCAAGAATTTGTTGTTGCGTTTCTTCGTCGAAACCACCGGCACCAGGGCACCCTTCCAGGTGTCCCGCAACGAGGCGGCATGA
- the xdhB gene encoding xanthine dehydrogenase molybdopterin binding subunit: protein MNKHATSNLKAEKIVGGVATDQRHDSAHKHVSGTAVYIDDMPEPSGTLHGCLGLSAAAHATITRMDLSAVRAASGVVDVLTAKDVPGENDISPTGRHDEPVLADGKVEFFGQSIFCVIAETREQARRATRLAKVEYSQLPFVTDIGELDPRKDKLVTPPLTLKRGDAAAAIKAAPRRLKGKMRVGGQEHFYLEGHIAMAVPGEDQDVTIYSSTQHPSEVQHMVSHALGVPSNAITVEIRRMGGGFGGKETQGNQFAALAAIAAKKHHRAVKIRPDRDDDMIATGKRHDFLVDYEVGFDDEGNILGVDFMFAARCGFSSDLSGPVTDRALFHCDNTYFWPAVHAQSAPLYTNTVSNTAFRGFGGPQGMVGAERVIDEVAFAVGKDPLEIRKKNFYGTSDRNITPYHQTVEDNIIQRIVAELEESAGYARRRREISAFNANSRFIKRGLALTPVKFGISFTATHYNQAGALVHVYTDGSVHLNHGGTEMGQGLYLKVAQVVAEEFQIDLDQVKITATTTGKVPNTSATAASSGSDLNGMAAQNGARQIKNRLTDFAAEKYQVPRDQVLFLPNRVRIGNQEIAFADLVKQAYMARIQLSAAGFYKTPKIHWNRDKGEGRPFYYFAYGASCSEVSVDTLTGEYVVERTDILHETGRSLNRAIDLGQIEGGFIQGMGWLTTEELWWDDKGRLRTHAPSTYKIPLASDRPKIFNVALADWPEAGEPTIHRSKAVGEPPFPLGMSVLHALSDAVASVADHRICPRLDAPATPERVLMTIERLKGEAKA, encoded by the coding sequence ATGAACAAGCACGCCACATCAAACCTCAAAGCCGAGAAGATCGTCGGCGGCGTCGCCACCGATCAGCGGCATGATTCCGCCCACAAGCATGTCAGCGGCACCGCCGTCTACATCGACGACATGCCGGAACCATCAGGCACGCTGCATGGCTGCCTCGGTCTCTCGGCCGCCGCGCATGCCACCATAACCCGCATGGACCTTTCGGCGGTGCGCGCTGCTTCCGGCGTCGTCGATGTGCTCACGGCAAAGGATGTGCCGGGCGAGAACGACATTTCGCCGACCGGCCGGCATGATGAGCCGGTGCTCGCCGACGGCAAGGTCGAGTTCTTCGGCCAGTCGATCTTCTGCGTTATCGCCGAAACCCGCGAACAGGCACGCCGCGCCACCAGGCTGGCCAAGGTCGAATACAGTCAATTGCCCTTCGTCACCGACATTGGCGAACTCGATCCGAGGAAGGACAAGCTCGTGACGCCGCCGCTTACCTTGAAGCGCGGCGATGCCGCCGCTGCGATCAAGGCGGCGCCGCGCCGGCTGAAGGGAAAGATGCGCGTCGGCGGTCAGGAGCATTTCTATCTTGAAGGCCATATTGCCATGGCCGTTCCCGGCGAGGATCAGGACGTCACCATCTATTCCTCGACCCAGCATCCGAGCGAAGTCCAGCACATGGTGAGCCATGCGCTCGGCGTACCCAGCAATGCCATCACGGTGGAGATCCGCCGCATGGGCGGCGGTTTCGGCGGCAAGGAAACGCAAGGCAATCAGTTTGCCGCGCTCGCGGCCATCGCTGCCAAGAAACACCATCGCGCGGTAAAAATCCGGCCCGACCGTGACGACGACATGATCGCCACCGGCAAGCGTCACGATTTCCTCGTCGACTACGAAGTCGGCTTCGACGACGAGGGCAACATTCTCGGTGTGGATTTCATGTTCGCCGCGCGTTGCGGCTTCTCGTCGGATCTGTCAGGCCCGGTGACGGATCGCGCGCTGTTCCATTGCGACAACACCTATTTCTGGCCGGCCGTGCACGCGCAATCGGCGCCGCTCTACACCAACACCGTGTCGAACACCGCCTTCCGGGGCTTCGGCGGCCCGCAAGGCATGGTCGGCGCCGAACGCGTCATCGACGAGGTTGCCTTCGCGGTCGGCAAGGATCCGCTCGAGATCCGCAAGAAGAATTTCTACGGCACCAGCGACCGCAACATCACGCCCTACCACCAGACGGTCGAGGACAACATCATCCAGCGCATCGTCGCCGAACTCGAGGAGAGCGCCGGCTATGCGCGACGGCGGCGCGAAATTTCGGCCTTCAATGCCAACAGCCGTTTCATCAAGCGCGGCCTGGCGCTGACGCCGGTCAAGTTCGGCATTTCCTTCACCGCCACGCACTACAACCAGGCCGGCGCGCTGGTGCATGTCTACACCGATGGTTCGGTGCATCTGAACCACGGCGGCACCGAGATGGGGCAGGGGCTCTACCTCAAGGTCGCGCAGGTGGTGGCGGAAGAATTCCAGATCGATCTCGACCAGGTGAAGATCACCGCGACCACCACCGGCAAGGTGCCCAACACCTCGGCCACCGCGGCATCGTCCGGTTCGGACCTCAATGGCATGGCGGCACAGAACGGCGCCCGCCAGATCAAGAACCGGCTGACCGATTTCGCTGCCGAAAAATACCAGGTGCCGCGCGATCAGGTGCTGTTCCTGCCCAACCGGGTGCGCATCGGCAACCAGGAGATCGCCTTCGCCGATCTCGTCAAGCAGGCCTATATGGCGCGCATCCAGCTCTCGGCCGCGGGCTTCTACAAAACGCCGAAAATCCACTGGAACCGCGACAAGGGCGAGGGCCGCCCTTTCTACTATTTCGCTTACGGCGCCTCGTGCTCGGAAGTGTCGGTCGACACGCTGACCGGCGAATATGTGGTCGAGCGCACCGATATCCTGCACGAGACCGGCCGTTCGCTGAACCGCGCCATCGATCTCGGCCAGATCGAGGGCGGCTTCATCCAGGGCATGGGCTGGCTGACGACGGAGGAATTGTGGTGGGACGACAAGGGCCGGCTGCGCACCCACGCGCCGTCGACCTACAAGATCCCGCTCGCCTCGGACCGACCGAAGATCTTCAACGTCGCTTTGGCCGACTGGCCGGAAGCCGGAGAGCCGACGATCCACCGCTCCAAGGCGGTCGGCGAGCCGCCCTTCCCGCTCGGCATGTCGGTGCTGCACGCGCTGTCGGATGCGGTGGCCAGCGTCGCCGATCACAGGATCTGTCCGCGCCTTGATGCTCCGGCGACGCCCGAACGTGTGCTGATGACGATCGAGCGGCTGAAAGGCGAGGCGAAGGCCTGA
- the xdhC gene encoding xanthine dehydrogenase accessory protein XdhC → MTSKVQSLKDFLAGQGRLALVEVAGTKGSTPREKGAFMLVSREAIFGTIGGGQLEYMAIDKARQMLASSPPRKRQGKEARIEVDEVCATLDVPLGPEIGQCCGGRVEVLIRLVDAPLAAELVAAAEAEEAHLPHVYIFGGGHVGQALAAAISLLPVHGVVIETRAEALEGMPQTVETRLTPMPEAEVRNAPAGTGFAILTHDHALDFLIVAEALKRDDAAYVGMIGSKTKKATFKNWFQKSAEGTEAEFARLVSPIGGDAVKDKRPQVIAALAAAEIMTALVTHNAAPNIDHPHDRVMAG, encoded by the coding sequence ATGACTTCGAAAGTGCAAAGCCTGAAAGACTTCCTGGCTGGCCAAGGTCGCCTCGCTTTGGTCGAAGTGGCCGGCACCAAGGGCTCGACGCCGCGCGAGAAGGGCGCCTTCATGCTCGTCTCGCGGGAGGCGATTTTTGGCACGATCGGCGGCGGTCAGCTCGAATATATGGCGATCGACAAGGCCAGGCAGATGCTGGCGTCTTCACCGCCCCGCAAGCGGCAGGGCAAAGAAGCCCGCATCGAGGTCGATGAAGTCTGCGCTACGCTCGACGTGCCGCTCGGGCCGGAGATCGGCCAATGCTGTGGCGGACGCGTCGAGGTGTTGATCCGCCTTGTCGATGCCCCGCTCGCCGCCGAACTGGTTGCAGCGGCGGAAGCCGAAGAGGCGCATCTGCCGCATGTCTACATCTTCGGCGGCGGCCATGTCGGCCAGGCGCTGGCGGCGGCAATCTCGCTTCTGCCGGTGCACGGCGTCGTCATCGAGACGCGGGCCGAGGCGCTGGAAGGCATGCCTCAGACTGTCGAGACGCGGCTGACGCCGATGCCCGAAGCCGAAGTGCGCAACGCCCCCGCCGGCACCGGCTTCGCCATCCTCACCCATGACCATGCGCTGGATTTCCTGATCGTCGCCGAAGCGCTGAAACGCGACGACGCGGCCTATGTCGGTATGATCGGCTCGAAGACCAAGAAAGCGACGTTCAAGAACTGGTTCCAGAAATCGGCCGAAGGCACGGAAGCGGAATTTGCCCGTCTCGTCTCGCCAATCGGCGGCGACGCCGTCAAGGACAAGCGCCCTCAAGTCATTGCCGCACTGGCAGCCGCGGAGATCATGACGGCGCTGGTCACTCACAACGCGGCACCAAATATCGACCATCCGCATGACAGGGTGATGGCCGGCTAA